A segment of the Bacillus pseudomycoides genome:
GATGCTTGGATTGGAAACTCTCGTGACTACACATCTCAATGGTACCTTGTTGTTGCAAAAAATGACGTATATAAAGAAATACAAGCGAATGAAACAAAATTACAACTTATTCACTTTAAAAAATCATTAGGATATGAAAAACCTAAGATGTCAACAGACAATACAATAGTAATCGAATATTTAAAAATGAAAAGGCAAGTCAAAGATTTTCATAAATTAGTATCGGTTAAATTTGTTACTTTTGAGGATGAGAGTTAAAAAGAATAGGGAATTGTCAACAAAACTTTATCAACTATGTAATATTTCATAATTGATAGACAATTTAGATAAGATAGTTTACAGTATCTTTAAGTTAATAAATGTGATAGAGAATGGGAGATCCACACTATATAGCCATTGCAAATTGCGTTGGTATATCTTTGTGGATCTTTTTTCTATTACATAAAAAGGAGGTGGAATTGAAAGCGGTTTTATTAGGAAAAAAAAAGAAAAAGGGGATGTAAAATGGAAAAATTACTTTGGGGATTATTGGTTTTATGTTTTATCGTTTCAAGCATAGCGCTTCCAGCATCAACACATGCAGAAGAAGGTAAGAAAAATAACAATCCAATTATTTTAGTACATGGTTTTACAGGATGGGGAAGAGATGAATTATTGGGTGTAAAGTATTGGGGTGGTGTACATGATATACAAGAAAACTTAAAGAGAGATGGATACACTGTACATACCGCCGCTGTTGGACCGTTATCAAGTAATTGGGATCGTGCATGTGAGTTATATGCTCAAATTAATGGTGGAACAGTTGATTACGGGGCGGCTCATGCTGAGAAACATGGGCATGATCGCTACGGTAGAACATATATTGGATTTTCTCCAAATTGGGATGAAACAAATAAAGTTCACTTAGTTGGGCATAGTATGGGAGGGCAAACAATACGTACATTAGTCCAATTATTAAAAGAGGGTAATCAAGAAGAGAGAGAGTATGCAAAACAGCGTGCGGATGTGAAAGTGTCTCCGTTGTTCCAGGGCGGAAAATCATATGTTCATAGTGTAACGACATTGGCAACTCCTCATAACGGAACAACTCTTGCAGATGGAAGTTTACTTTTACCTGCTGTAAAGCAATTACTCGTCGCAACTGCTGGAATTGGAGAAAATAATAATCTAGCATTATATGATTTTAAGTTGGATCAATGGGGGATTAAAAAGAAAACGGGAGAATCATTTTATCAATATTCAAACCGTGTATTAAATAGTTCCATTTTAAAGGATACAAAAGATATAAGCCAATGGGATTTAAGTACAGATGGAGCAAAGGAATTGAATGACTGGGTAAAAGCGCAACCAGATGTATATTATTTTTCATACAGTGGACATGCGACTCAGGCAGCCCCTATAACAGGAATTCATTTACCGCACATTACTATGAATAAGACACTGATGGGAAATGCAGTTTTCTTAGGGTCATATGCAAGATACGAACAGAATCGTACATTCATTGATTCGTCTTGGTGGCAAAATGATGGCGTGGTAAATACAAGTTCAATGGTAGGACCATCAACTGATGCGATTATAAATAATAATAGTGCACCAGAGCGTGGAAAATGGAATCATATTGAGACAAAACAAAACTGGGATCACCTTGATATGGTTGGATTAAGTGTATCGGATTCGTTAGGATTTTCTGATATTAATGCTTTTTATCGAGAGATTGCTGGAAATCTATCAAATTTACCGAAATAATAGATGTATGTTCATTTTATAAATATATAATTCGAGAAAATCTGGGCCCAGCTTGTTCAGTGAAAAAACATCTAGATTGGATGTTATCTGATTTTCTATGAACCTATGGATATTTGAAAAGCTAGGCTTCATTTTCAAATATTATGAAACGCAACTGTGCAAAAAAATGTACTAGACTACATGTATGACTGCAATTATATAAAATTTAAAACACCTCAACTACCTGTTCGCTAAGAAATATAGAGAACGGAATTTGAGGTGTTTTAGTATGTATTTTATTTTAGTGATATACATCTAGTAGAGAATTGGTGATTGTTGGTTATATGAAACCTAACTAGCAGCACCTTTCATGACTTTTATTTCGTTTTGCGCTCTATCACTCATTTCATGTGCATACATATGTGGCCAATATACCTTTGTTATAGGATCATACTCCACTCTAACGGTAACGTGTTTTTCTGTATCCTCGTTTAAATAGCCATTAACGGTTATTTCATGAACAGCATGGGCTGGAGTATTTTCTTTTTTGTTTGAGCTTATATTCTTTCTAAAAGTTTGCTTTGTAATTGATAAATTTAAGTTATATTCTTCTTTTAATAATTGTATAGCCTTGGATTCGGCATTCTTTCTAATATTCTCTTCTTCCTCAGCTTTTTGATTATTTATAGATAAATTCATTGCCACTTTATTTTCCTTAGAATTGAAATCTACCAACCATTTGTTATTGTTGTAGTAGGCTTCAATAGAAGTTGTACACGAATACCCGCTAATTTGTTGGTCTTTTTGTTTATTGCAGTCTAATAACTCAAACTCAATTTCTAATTTTGGATAGTCAGGACTTCCCAAACCTTCATTCCACTCTAGCATACTTTGTTTTTTTACGTCTGTAATTTGGATTGAAACATTGTTTTTTTCAACAACATGTTTCACTTTTTCAATAATCTTTTGATCTTTTACCTGTTCAGTGAAAATATATTTTCCTTCATAATGGCTATAAATTTGCAATGGGATATACAAAGCAACAAATAGGAAAAAACAAGAACGTACATAATAAGTTAACATTCGCGTTATAGAGAATGAGCGGAAACATGCTAGCACAGCGCTAATAAATAATAGAGGAAGACCTATATAAAATACTGGAACTGTAATAGGAAAAGTAAAAGCTGTTAATAATAGAATGCCATAAATTATCTCGGAGTATTGAGGGATCCCTACCATGTATGCTTCTATTACTAAAACCCAAATGTAACTTGTTGCGAATAAAAAAATAATTGTGTAATATAAAAAATTTATGATTTTCTTCTGTGTCATTTTGTCACCTTCACATATTTTGGATGTTATTCTTTATTTTAACATAATGAATCTTCAAAAACTATTTATTTAAAAAATGGGTAATGCAATATTGTAAATAGAATACTATGATGGTGGTAGGGGAGATTAATAAATTAACATCAAAAGAAACGAGGGGCATAACGTGAAAATAAAAGTTATTTTAACAGGATATGGGGCAGTAGGTGAAGAATTTATACGTTTAGTGCATGAAAAATCCATTATTTTAAAAGAGAGATACAATATCGAATTTTTAATAGTAGGAATTGTTGGACGAGATATATCTATTTATAATGATCATGGCTTACACCTAGAACAGCTGCTTACATTGGGGGTAAGCACGAAAGCGTTGCAAAATTATGCAGTAAATAATCCGAGTGCAATAGCAAAAAATATATGGAATGGAAATGTGTTGATTGAGGCAACATCTACTAATTTACAGAATGGAGAACCTGGGCTCCATTACATTAAAAAAGCTTTTCAAAATGGAATGGATGTTGTATGCATTTCAAAAGGAGCACTTGTTACCAATTGGAAAGAAATAAAAACAGAAGCAAAACTAGCAAACGTGCGTATTCGTTATAGTGGGGCAACTGCAGCTGCACTCCCTACTTTAGATATTGGACAATTTAGTTTAGCGGGGTGCCAAATTGAAAGTATAGAAGGTATTTTAAATGGAACAACAAATTATATTCTTACAAAAATGTATGAAGAAAATGTTACATTCGAGGAGGCATTGCATCAAGCGCAGCACAAAGGGATAGCTGAAACAAACTCATCATTAGATGTAAGTGGAATGGATAGTGCTTGTAAACTATTATTGTTAGCAAATAGTTTATTTCAGTCAGAGTACTCCATTGATTACGTGAGTGTAAAAGGGATAGAGAACGTGACAAAACAAGATATAGAGAAAGCAAAAGAACAAGGTAAATCTCTAAAACTCATTGGAGCGGCATATAAAGATCATGCAGGAAATCTTAAACTTGAAGTATGCCCGCGTGAAATAGAGAAAGGGCACCCATTGGCTCATGTAAATGGAACAGAAAAAGGAATTACTTTTCATACTGATACGATGGGGAAAGTTACTTCAATTGGGGGAGCTTCAAGTCCAAGGGGAGCAGCGGCGGCAGCTTTGAAAGATTTGATTAATTTATATCGGAGAGATATATGATAAAAAGAAGATTGGATTTGACAGTTATATGGATTATGTTA
Coding sequences within it:
- a CDS encoding triacylglycerol lipase, with the protein product MEKLLWGLLVLCFIVSSIALPASTHAEEGKKNNNPIILVHGFTGWGRDELLGVKYWGGVHDIQENLKRDGYTVHTAAVGPLSSNWDRACELYAQINGGTVDYGAAHAEKHGHDRYGRTYIGFSPNWDETNKVHLVGHSMGGQTIRTLVQLLKEGNQEEREYAKQRADVKVSPLFQGGKSYVHSVTTLATPHNGTTLADGSLLLPAVKQLLVATAGIGENNNLALYDFKLDQWGIKKKTGESFYQYSNRVLNSSILKDTKDISQWDLSTDGAKELNDWVKAQPDVYYFSYSGHATQAAPITGIHLPHITMNKTLMGNAVFLGSYARYEQNRTFIDSSWWQNDGVVNTSSMVGPSTDAIINNNSAPERGKWNHIETKQNWDHLDMVGLSVSDSLGFSDINAFYREIAGNLSNLPK
- a CDS encoding homoserine dehydrogenase gives rise to the protein MKIKVILTGYGAVGEEFIRLVHEKSIILKERYNIEFLIVGIVGRDISIYNDHGLHLEQLLTLGVSTKALQNYAVNNPSAIAKNIWNGNVLIEATSTNLQNGEPGLHYIKKAFQNGMDVVCISKGALVTNWKEIKTEAKLANVRIRYSGATAAALPTLDIGQFSLAGCQIESIEGILNGTTNYILTKMYEENVTFEEALHQAQHKGIAETNSSLDVSGMDSACKLLLLANSLFQSEYSIDYVSVKGIENVTKQDIEKAKEQGKSLKLIGAAYKDHAGNLKLEVCPREIEKGHPLAHVNGTEKGITFHTDTMGKVTSIGGASSPRGAAAAALKDLINLYRRDI